In Aedes albopictus strain Foshan chromosome 3, AalbF5, whole genome shotgun sequence, the following are encoded in one genomic region:
- the LOC109431964 gene encoding uncharacterized protein LOC109431964, with protein MSSRKSGKDGKSGSKGARSKEKPTETIDNSDGANVVVVVTGDKEDEEQVPEQDCTFCQESDNDEMVQCDKCDRWIHFACVGVTEEIADKSWSCPKCVTTTGFQLSPSSAAKRLPAGLPCRADQPKTAASKEQLIPRRTLATGKGVRCNTLSEPIGKTSPTHGDPHGATSRAKTVKSVASTSSRRSLLQLQLQRLEEEQEHEKQQAEKYRSYLDRKYELLEQMHSQTGSDCSASQSRMPGLQKPSTHRDTQHRTTPSKLKSVLLLRRISIAAVRIETQIMVGAAVLGENDRLDRYLQLAARQGLSKDLSKFSGKFEEWPIFMSMFNSTTNVCGFSNEENLIRLQKALEGKAYETAQSLLMHPSNVPAIMRTLKMRFGQPEAVVHSLIQKVNALPSIREERLETLVEFAVDVQNFCATVDAYELEDYMYNVSLLHQLVSKLPATLKLDWARHRQNLQRVNLATFGNWVYSLAEAASTVVSPVDANESTKPTRSEGRGNFGGNKKSNAYVNAHAETASEFSNHQKFEDSDADPKEMTGASVGKQSTHVDDSCVVCKGRCKNVSKCQQFMELSRESRWALVREFRLCRNCLRRHKGGCDAKPCGKNGCAYKHHQLLHNDQKVQPSSSQDVQMSTAAPAQIPRLPKSAGEVPTHDCNIHQAKPNAVLFRYLPVVLSGPQGSIKTYAFLDEGSHLSLIDQELAEQLKLEGTTIPLCLRWTGGTQRCERDSQSVTLDISGTSKAAKNFQLSGVRTVEELLLPHQTLNAEELGQQYPHLKGLSIDSYYDARPRILIGMKHVQVSLVLKSREGNYGEPVAVKTRLGWTVCGGGDMEAGNVSNLVHYTFHVCSCEQTQDDELHQAVKKHFALDSLGVTKPEKLLLSADDQRAQDLLKKLTTHDGERYTTGLLWRHDNVRLPESYAMALRRHQCLQKRLAKDPELAETLQQMMADYVSKGYVRQISEEELSLKFSRVWYLPVFPVVNHNKPGKVRLVWDCATCSFGVSLNSTLLKGPDQLCSLLSILLQFRENRVGLTGDIREMFHQIRIRDEDQQCQRFLWWNDEGEVVIYVMQVMTFGACCSPSCAQYAKNVNAERHAGEYPDAAEVIQKKHYVDDMLVSLETEEEAVRIAREVKYVHQQGGFEIRNWISNSPAVLRALNKKKEDLLNEKDLDLSPEVSTEKVLGMWWCIASDSFTYKVGWKRYDSDLLEGRRRPTKREVLRVLMSIFDPLGLISHFLMFLKVLLQEVWRSGVQWDEEITDDAFSKWQQWLKLLPEVEQVRIPRCYRSQSQSPEEEAELHIFADASECGMAAVAFLRFVKNGTVECRIVAAKTRVAPLKFVSIPRLELQAAVIGARLANTIADSLTVNISRKYYWTDSRDVLCWLHSDHRRYTQFVAFRVSEILETTEANQWYWVPSKMNVADDGTKWTSRPDLTAVSRWFVGPDFLQRPETNWPQQPKKSRSTEEELRPRLIANHTVCEPVINPCNFTSWKRMLNITSYVLRFTANCRRKLRRESTTTGQLTTPELVSAEAYLLRTAQREGYPDEVTILEKSRTIPKQSSLYQLTPWIDSKGLMRMRTRIAACHYATEDAKKPIILPRDHPTTNMIIMHYHCQFHHQNHETVVNELRQRFNIPHIRVAYAKRGLQHTRDPSHTQESTFSDLMKLLLEGALKNDGECSQPA; from the exons ATGTCGAGTCGAAAAAGTGGTAAAGATGGCAAAAGCGGTTCAAAAGGTGCGCGGTCGAAAGAGAAGCCAACAGAAACGATTGATAACAGTGATGGTGCTAATGTAGTGGTGGTGGTCACGGGCGACAAAGAGGATGAAGAACAAGTTCCAGAACAGGACTGCACGTTCTGCCAGGAGTCGGATAACGATGAGATGGTTCAGTGCGACAAGTGCGACCGCTGGATTCATTTCGCATGTGTTGGTGTCACAGAAGAAATCGCGGATAAGAGTTGGAGTTGTCCCAAATGTGTAACTACAACCGGGTTCCAGCTGTCTCCGTCTTCTGCTGCTAAACGCCTTCCGGCGGGGCTTCCATGTCGCGCAGACCAACCAAAGACTGCCGCTTCAAAAGAGCAGCTCATCCCCAGGAGAACTCTCGCAACTGGCAAGGGTGTACGGTGCAATACGCTGTCGGAGCCGATAGGAAAGACTTCTCCGACTCATGGCGACCCTCACGGAGCCACATCTCGTGCAAAAACAGTCAAGTCGGTAGCATCAACGTCGTCTCGTAGATCCCTACTCCAGCTACAGCTTCAACGGCTTGAGGAAGAACAAGAACACGAGAAGCAACAAGCTGAAAAATACCGGTCCTACCTGGACAGGAAATATGAACTCTTGGAGCAGATGCACAGCCAAACCGGATCCGATTGTAGTGCATCACAAAGCCGA ATGCCCGGACTACAGAAGCCTTCGACCCACAGAGACACTCAACACAGAACTACTCCGAGCAAGCTCAAGTCGGTTCTACTCCTTCGTCGAATCAGCATCGCCGCAGTCAGGATAGAGACGCAGATCATGGTGGGTGCTGCGGTCCTCGGTGAGAACGACCGTCTCGACCGTTATCTACAG TTGGCAGCTCGTCAAGGGCTCTCAAAAGATTTGTCCAAGTTTTCCGGTAAGTTCGAAGAGTGGCCGATCTTCATGTCGATGTTTAATAGCACGACCAACGTGTGCGGCTTTTCGAATGAAGAAAACCTAATTCGGCTTCAGAAAGCCTTAGAAGGAAAGGCGTACGAAACGGCCCAGAGTTTACTGATGCACCCGTCAAACGTTCCGGCGATCATGCGAACATTGAAAATGAGATTCGGACAACCCGAAGCCGTTGTTCACTCCCTGATCCAAAAGGTGAATGCCCTACCATCTATACGTGAGGAACGACTGGAGACGTTAGTGGAGTTTGCAGTGGACGTGCAAAATTTCTGCGCCACCGTGGATGCGTACGAACTCGAAGACTACATGTATAACGTCTCCCTTCTACATCAGTTGGTGAGCAAGCTTCCAGCGACCTTAAAGCTAGACTGGGCTAGGCATCGACAGAACCTTCAGCGGGTCAACTTGGCGACCTTTGGGAACTGGGTGTATTCGTTAGCTGAGGCAGCTAGTACGGTTGTAAGCCCTGTCGATGCAAACGAGTCGACGAAGCCGACACGCAGCGAAGGACGCGGAAATTTCGGTGGGAATAAGAAATCGAACGCATACGTAAACGCCCACGCTGAGACGGCATCGGAATTCAGCAATCATCAAAAGTTCGAAGATTCTGATGCAGACCCGAAGGAGATGACCGGCGCGTCAGTCGGTAAGCAGTCGACTCACGTGGACGACAGCTGTGTGGTATGCAAAGGAAGATGTAAAAACGTTTCGAAGTGTCAACAGTTCATGGAGTTGTCTCGCGAATCCAGATGGGCTTTGGTAAGAGAATTCAGACTGTGTCGAAACTGTTTACGTCGGCACAAAGGAGGATGTGACGCTAAACCATGCGGAAAAAATGGATGCGCCTATAAACATCACCAGTTACTCCATAATGACCAGAAAGTCCAGCCATCCTCTAGCCAAGATGTGCAAATGTCCACTGCAGCTCCAGCTCAGATTCCTAGGTTACCGAAGTCCGCTGGGGAAGTACCAACACACGACTGCAATATTCATCAAGCGAAACCTAATGCAGTACTGTTCCGTTATCTGCCCGTCGTACTCAGCGGGCCTCAAGGCTCTATTAAAACTTATGCGTTCCTGGATGAAGGATCCCATTTGAGCCTAATAGATCAGGAACTAGCGGAACAACTCAAGCTCGAAGGCACTACGATACCCTTATGCCTCCGTTGGACGGGAGGAACACAGCGATGCGAACGAGACTCGCAGTCTGTTACCCTCGATATATCCGGCACGAGCAAAGCAGCCAAGAATTTCCAGCTATCCGGAGTAAGAACAGTTGAAGAACTCTTGCTTCCACACCAGACACTTAACGCAGAAGAATTAGGACAACAATATCCACATCTCAAGGGACTCTCCATAGATTCCTACTACGATGCTCGACCAAGAATTCTTATCGGAATGAAGCACGTGCAAGTCAGCCTAGTATTGAAAAGCAGAGAGGGAAACTATGGTGAACCAGTAGCCGTAAAAACACGGCTGGGGTGGACAGTATGCGGTGGAGGAGACATGGAAGCAGGCAACGTAAGCAATCTGGTTCACTATACCTTCCACGTGTGTTCGTGTGAGCAGACGCAAGACGACGAGTTGCATCAGGCGGTGAAAAAACATTTTGCCTTGGATAGTCTTGGTGTGACAAAACCAGAAAAGCTTCTTCTCTCTGCTGACGATCAACGTGCGCAGGACCTCTTGAAGAAATTAACTACTCACGACGGCGAAAGATACACAACTGGGTTACTGTGGCGGCACGATAACGTTCGCCTACCTGAAAGTTACGCTATGGCACTGCGAAGACATCAATGCTTACAAAAGCGCCTCGCCAAAGATCCGGAATTAGCTGAAACGTTACAACAAATGATGGCGGACTACGTGTCAAAGGGATACGTGCGGCAGATCTCGGAGGAAGAACTCAGCCTCAAGTTTTCAAGAGTGTGGTACCTTCCTGTATTTCCCGTTGTAAACCATAATAAGCCAGGAAAGGTGCGACTGGTTTGGGACTGTGCCACATGCTCCTTCGGTGTTTCGCTGAATTCCACCCTTCTAAAGGGTCCCGATCAGCTTTGTTCGCTGCTGTCTATCTTACTGCAATTCAGGGAAAACAGAGTGGGGCTGACCGGTGACATACGGGAAATGTTCCACCAGATACGCATCCGAGACGAGGATCAACAGTGTCAACGGTTCTTGTGGTGGAACGATGAAGGAGAAGTTGTGATCTACGTTATGCAGGTTATGACCTTTGGTGCCTGTTGCTCCCCCAGCTGCGCACAATATGCAAAAAACGTCAACGCCGAACGTCATGCAGGAGAGTACCCGGACGCAGCCGAAGTAATCCAGAAAAAGCACTATGTGGATGACATGCTTGTCAGTCTGGAAACTGAGGAAGAGGCGGTGCGAATAGCAAGAGAGGTGAAGTACGTTCATCAGCAGGGCGGATTTGAAATCCGGAATTGGATTAGCAATTCACCAGCAGTACTAAGagctctaaacaaaaaaaaagaggaCTTGCTGAATGAGAAAGATCTGGACTTGTCACCAGAAGTAAGCACCGAGAAAGTCTTGGGTATGTGGTGGTGTATCGCTTCAGATTCATTTACGTACAAGGTCGGATGGAAGCGCTACGATAGTGATCTTCTGGAAGGCCGTAGACGCCCTACAAAACGAGAGGTTCTACGGGTGCTGATGTCCATATTCGACCCCCTTGGGTTGATCAGCCACTTTCTCATGTTCCTGAAGGTTCTATTGCAAGAAGTGTGGCGCTCCGGTGTGCAGTGGGATGAGGAGATAACTGACGACGCATTTTCAAAGTGGCAACAGTGGCTCAAGTTATTACCTGAAGTAGAGCAAGTTCGAATCCCCAGGTGTTATAGATCACAATCCCAAAGCCCCGAGGAAGAAGCTGAACTCCATATATTCGCCGATGCCAGTGAATGTGGGATGGCCGCCGTCGCCTTCTTACGCTTCGTCAAGAACGGAACCGTCGAATGCAGAATCGTTGCCGCGAAGACGCGAGTTGCGCCACTAAAGTTTGTGTCCATACCCCGACTAGAACTTCAGGCTGCAGTGATTGGCGCTAGACTGGCTAACACGATCGCAGACTCCCTGACCGTAAACATATCCAGAAAGTATTATTGGACCGACTCCCGTGACGTACTGTGCTGGTTGCACTCTGACCACCGGCGATACACCCAATTTGTAGCGTTCCGTGTCAGCGAAATTCTAGAGACTACCGAAGCAAACCAATGGTACTGGGTGCCGTCCAAGATGAACGTTGCAGACGACGGTACCAAATGGACTTCGCGACCCGATCTCACAGCAGTTAGCAGATGGTTCGTTGGACCAGACTTCCTACAGCGACCTGAAACAAATTGGCCACAGCAGCCGAAGAAGAGTAGATCCACAGAGGAAGAACTTCGTCCTAGACTGATTGCGAATCATACTGTCTGCGAACCCGTCATAAATCCATGCAACTTCACCAGCTGGAAGCGTATGCTCAACATCACTTCGTACGTCCTGCGGTTCACGGCCAATTGTCGTCGAAAACTTCGTAGAGAATCGACCACCACCGGACAACTAACGACACCCGAACTGGTTTCCGCTGAAGCCTACCTTCTACGTACTGCTCAACGTGAGGGCTACCCAGACGAGGTCACCATCTTGGAGAAATCAAGGACCATACCAAAGCAAAGTAGCCTGTACCAGTTAACTCCGTGGATAGACAGCAAAGGACTTATGCGAATGCGTACAAGAATTGCCGCCTGTCATTACGCAACAGAAGACGCCAAGAAACCAATTATTCTACCTCGGGATCACCCCACTACCAACATGATAATTATGCACTATCATTGCCAATTCCACCATCAGAACCATGAGACAGTGGTCAATGAACTTCGGCAGAGGTTCAACATTCCACACATTCGTGTCGCTTATGCTAAG CGCGGGTTGCAGCATACTCGCGACCCTTCACACACACAGGAATCGACTTTTTCGGACCTTATGAAGTTGCTGTTGGAAGGCGCACTGAAAAACGATGGGGAATGCTCGCAACCTGCTTGA